In Porphyrobacter sp. LM 6, one DNA window encodes the following:
- a CDS encoding DUF1192 domain-containing protein: MEEPDRPRPVGDAAARLAAEDLAPYSQAELDERVALLEAEIARVKAHRDKAAAHRAAADALFGKPGG; the protein is encoded by the coding sequence ATGGAAGAACCCGACCGCCCACGCCCTGTCGGAGATGCCGCCGCCCGCCTCGCGGCCGAAGATCTTGCACCTTATTCCCAAGCCGAACTGGACGAGCGTGTCGCGCTGCTCGAAGCCGAGATTGCCCGGGTCAAGGCCCACCGCGACAAGGCTGCCGCGCACCGCGCCGCTGCCGATGCGCTGTTCGGAAAGCCCGGCGGATGA